Proteins encoded by one window of Homoserinimonas aerilata:
- the glmS gene encoding glutamine--fructose-6-phosphate transaminase (isomerizing), which produces MCGIVGYVGNDKSIEVLMGGLRRLEYRGYDSAGIAVIDDSGAVGTRKKSGKLQELVDELAEHPLGNGRTGIGHTRWATHGGPTDGNAHPHLGDDGKLALIHNGIIENFAELKQELLDEDPDTVFLSETDSEVAALLVGRAYREKRDLAEALRSVVDRLHGAFTLLVMHQDQPGVVVGARRNSPLVIGLGDGENFLGSDVAAFVEHTHRAMEIGQDQLAIITTDSVTVTDFDGNPVVAKEFEVAWDASAAEKGGWSSFMVKEITEQPEAVAKTLLGRAVDGEVHLQELEAIGADALKDVERIVIVGAGTANYSGLLAKYAIEAWTRIPVEVELSHEFRYRDPILTPNTLVVSISQSGETMDTLMAVKYASENGARTLSICNTQGATIPRESDAVVYTHAGPEVAVASTKAFVAQVVALYLLGLHLATVRGSMSAAAIADVVEDLQQLPEQMETVLKQHETITQLAGWMADTRSVLFLGRHVGFPVALEGALKLKEIAYIHAEGFAAGELKHGPIALIEPGVPVFVVVPSPRDPDSLHKKVVSNIQEIRARGARVLVIAEQGDAAVLPYADVVIPVPLASKFMEPLLAVIPLQIFALELASAKGLDVDQPRNLAKSVTVE; this is translated from the coding sequence ATGTGTGGAATCGTGGGTTACGTCGGCAATGACAAGAGCATCGAGGTACTGATGGGTGGCCTGCGCCGCCTCGAGTACCGCGGCTATGACTCGGCCGGCATCGCCGTGATCGATGATTCGGGGGCCGTTGGCACCCGTAAGAAGTCGGGCAAGCTCCAGGAGCTGGTCGATGAGCTGGCGGAGCATCCGCTCGGCAACGGGCGCACGGGCATCGGCCACACCCGCTGGGCGACGCATGGCGGCCCCACCGATGGCAACGCGCATCCGCATCTCGGCGACGACGGCAAGCTTGCCCTCATCCACAACGGCATCATCGAGAACTTCGCTGAGCTCAAGCAGGAGCTTCTCGACGAAGACCCCGACACCGTGTTTCTCAGTGAGACGGACAGCGAGGTCGCGGCACTGCTCGTGGGCCGCGCCTATCGCGAGAAGCGTGACCTCGCCGAGGCGCTGCGCTCGGTCGTCGACCGCCTGCACGGCGCCTTCACCCTGCTGGTGATGCACCAGGATCAGCCGGGTGTCGTCGTCGGCGCCCGCCGCAACTCTCCGCTTGTGATCGGGCTGGGTGACGGCGAGAACTTCCTCGGCTCCGATGTGGCCGCGTTCGTGGAGCACACGCACCGCGCGATGGAGATCGGCCAGGACCAGCTCGCCATCATCACGACCGACAGTGTCACCGTCACCGACTTCGATGGCAACCCGGTCGTCGCCAAGGAGTTCGAGGTCGCCTGGGATGCCTCCGCCGCGGAGAAGGGCGGCTGGTCGAGTTTCATGGTCAAGGAGATCACGGAGCAGCCTGAGGCTGTCGCGAAGACGCTGCTCGGCCGCGCCGTTGATGGCGAGGTGCACCTGCAGGAGCTTGAGGCTATCGGGGCGGATGCTCTGAAGGATGTCGAGCGCATTGTGATCGTCGGCGCGGGAACGGCCAACTATTCGGGCCTGCTCGCCAAGTATGCGATCGAGGCGTGGACCCGTATCCCCGTCGAGGTGGAGCTGTCGCACGAGTTCCGCTACCGGGATCCGATTCTCACGCCCAACACGCTCGTTGTGTCGATCAGCCAGTCGGGCGAGACCATGGACACGCTCATGGCCGTCAAGTACGCCAGCGAGAATGGCGCACGCACGCTCTCGATCTGCAACACGCAGGGCGCGACGATCCCGCGCGAGTCGGATGCCGTCGTCTACACGCATGCCGGCCCCGAGGTCGCGGTTGCGTCGACGAAGGCGTTCGTCGCCCAGGTCGTGGCGCTGTACCTTCTGGGTCTGCATCTGGCGACGGTGCGCGGCAGCATGTCGGCCGCGGCGATCGCCGATGTCGTCGAGGATCTGCAGCAGCTCCCCGAGCAGATGGAGACCGTGCTGAAGCAGCACGAGACGATCACCCAGCTCGCCGGCTGGATGGCGGACACACGTTCGGTGCTGTTCCTGGGGCGCCATGTCGGCTTCCCTGTCGCCCTCGAGGGTGCGCTCAAGCTCAAGGAGATCGCCTACATCCACGCGGAGGGCTTCGCGGCCGGCGAGCTCAAGCACGGGCCGATCGCGCTGATCGAGCCGGGCGTGCCCGTGTTCGTTGTCGTGCCGAGCCCGCGCGACCCCGATTCGCTGCACAAGAAGGTTGTCTCGAACATTCAGGAGATCAGGGCCCGCGGTGCACGCGTGCTGGTGATTGCCGAGCAGGGCGATGCGGCGGTTCTTCCGTACGCCGATGTGGTCATCCCGGTGCCGCTGGCGTCGAAGTTCATGGAACCGTTGCTGGCGGTCATCCCGCTGCAGATCTTTGCGCTTGAGCTGGCGAGCGCCAAGGGGCTCGATGTGGATCAGCCGCGCAATCTCGCCAAGTCGGTCACGGTCGAGTAG
- a CDS encoding tRNA pseudouridine synthase A, with translation MDSTDAGRPDGEEELTRIRLNIAYDGTDFRGWAHQPGLRTVQGEIDKSLDILFRRHLPLPTLVVAGRTDAGVHATGQVAHVDLTAEQLASLDRPRGSRRAGRSGAVLDAETSPTETAAASLARRVNGIAGLESDVHIASSTLAAPGFDARFSPVWRRYEYRIADRGAPRNPLERNRTVWYPAALDLDAMNTAADELLGLHDWAAYCKPREGATTVRTLQEFSWRRDEGGVLVATVRADAFCHSMVRSLVGACVSVGQGALPERGAARIRDERVRGSEFKVMPAKGLTLVEVGYPPDDELEARATQTRARRDPID, from the coding sequence GTGGATTCGACGGATGCCGGGCGCCCCGATGGCGAGGAAGAGCTGACGCGCATCCGTCTGAACATCGCCTATGACGGCACCGACTTTCGGGGCTGGGCGCACCAGCCGGGTCTGCGCACGGTTCAGGGCGAGATCGACAAGAGCCTCGACATTCTGTTCCGCCGCCACCTGCCCCTTCCGACGCTCGTCGTCGCGGGCAGGACGGATGCGGGGGTGCACGCGACCGGTCAGGTCGCCCATGTCGATCTGACGGCAGAGCAGCTCGCTTCCCTCGACCGCCCCCGCGGCTCGCGCAGGGCGGGGCGCAGCGGTGCGGTGCTGGATGCGGAGACCTCACCTACGGAGACAGCTGCGGCGTCCCTGGCCCGCCGCGTCAACGGCATCGCGGGTCTGGAGAGCGATGTGCACATCGCATCGTCGACGTTGGCCGCGCCGGGTTTCGACGCCCGCTTCTCTCCTGTCTGGCGCCGCTACGAGTACAGGATCGCCGACCGGGGTGCGCCCAGGAATCCGCTCGAGCGCAATCGGACGGTCTGGTACCCGGCGGCGCTCGACCTGGACGCCATGAACACGGCGGCGGACGAGCTGCTGGGCCTGCACGACTGGGCGGCGTACTGCAAGCCGCGGGAGGGCGCGACGACGGTGCGCACGCTTCAGGAGTTCTCATGGCGGCGCGACGAGGGCGGCGTGCTGGTGGCGACGGTGCGGGCGGATGCGTTCTGCCACAGCATGGTGCGTTCACTGGTCGGCGCGTGCGTCTCGGTGGGGCAGGGGGCGTTGCCCGAGCGCGGTGCTGCACGTATCCGCGACGAGCGCGTGCGCGGCAGCGAGTTCAAGGTGATGCCGGCGAAGGGGCTGACGCTCGTGGAGGTCGGCTACCCGCCGGACGACGAGCTGGAGGCGCGGGCGACGCAGACGAGGGCGCGACGGGATCCGATCGACTGA
- the tsaB gene encoding tRNA (adenosine(37)-N6)-threonylcarbamoyltransferase complex dimerization subunit type 1 TsaB — protein sequence MLLSIDTSAGTSVAVVDRDRGVIAEHSEADTRRHAEVIGELIVLCLADSGVLVTALSGVAVGMGPGPFTGLRVGIAAGRAFALGVAKPAVRIVSHDAIAYGHYSRGASGPLLVVTDARRREVYWSAYSGADEQGLPVRVAGPGLSRPDDLGTQLSAEFAASGFARIDAESVSAGDAGMLAETLFANGRAFAGPEPLYLRSPDVTPSAGPKRVS from the coding sequence ATGCTGCTCTCGATCGACACCTCCGCAGGCACGAGCGTCGCCGTCGTGGACCGCGACCGCGGCGTCATCGCCGAGCACTCCGAGGCCGACACCCGCCGCCACGCCGAGGTCATCGGTGAGCTCATCGTGCTCTGCCTGGCCGATTCTGGCGTGCTGGTAACCGCTCTGTCTGGTGTCGCGGTGGGCATGGGCCCCGGCCCGTTCACGGGGCTGCGGGTCGGTATCGCCGCGGGCCGGGCCTTCGCGCTCGGCGTAGCAAAGCCCGCCGTGCGCATCGTCAGCCATGACGCGATCGCCTACGGCCACTACTCACGCGGAGCATCCGGCCCGCTTCTGGTGGTGACGGATGCGCGACGCCGCGAGGTCTACTGGAGCGCCTACTCGGGAGCAGACGAGCAGGGTCTCCCCGTGCGCGTGGCGGGGCCGGGTCTGTCGCGGCCCGACGACCTCGGCACGCAGCTGTCAGCAGAGTTCGCCGCGAGCGGCTTCGCCCGCATCGACGCCGAATCGGTTTCGGCAGGCGACGCCGGCATGCTCGCCGAGACACTCTTCGCGAACGGCCGCGCCTTCGCCGGCCCGGAGCCCCTCTACCTGCGCTCACCCGACGTCACCCCGTCGGCGGGCCCGAAGCGCGTCAGCTGA
- a CDS encoding holo-ACP synthase, with product MIIGIGVDLVDLARFERAASRTPRLVERLFAESEQVPDGRRLSLRSLAARFAAKEALIKAIGDSDGMRWHDVRIVSNELRNPSFELSGRIAQVVAEHGITRLHLSMSHDAGVAVAYVVAEGDPR from the coding sequence GTGATCATCGGCATCGGCGTCGATCTTGTCGACCTGGCTCGTTTCGAGCGGGCGGCGAGTCGTACGCCGAGACTTGTCGAACGCTTGTTCGCTGAGAGCGAACAGGTTCCGGATGGCCGGAGGCTGTCCCTGAGATCGCTTGCGGCCCGCTTCGCCGCCAAGGAGGCGCTCATCAAGGCGATCGGCGACTCCGACGGCATGCGCTGGCATGATGTACGCATCGTGTCGAATGAGCTGCGCAACCCCTCCTTTGAGTTGAGCGGGCGGATCGCGCAGGTCGTCGCAGAACACGGCATCACCAGGCTGCACCTGTCGATGAGCCACGACGCAGGGGTCGCCGTCGCCTACGTCGTGGCGGAGGGTGACCCCCGATGA
- the rplM gene encoding 50S ribosomal protein L13, with translation MTRTFSPTPKDVERNWLIIDATDVVLGRLASHVAVLLRGKHKATFAPHMDMGDFVIIINADKVALTGSKLAQKKAYRHSGYPGGLTATTYSELLEKHPTRAVEKAVRGMLPKNSIGRAQLAKLKVYAGPEHPHAAQQPTTYTLGQVAQ, from the coding sequence GTGACGCGCACCTTTTCTCCCACGCCCAAGGATGTCGAGCGTAACTGGCTCATCATCGACGCGACCGATGTCGTACTGGGCCGTCTCGCCAGCCACGTGGCGGTCCTGCTCCGCGGCAAGCACAAGGCGACCTTCGCTCCCCACATGGACATGGGCGACTTCGTCATCATCATCAACGCCGACAAGGTCGCGCTGACGGGCTCCAAGCTCGCTCAGAAGAAGGCCTACCGTCACTCCGGTTACCCGGGCGGCCTCACGGCCACCACCTACTCGGAGCTGCTCGAGAAGCACCCGACGCGCGCCGTCGAGAAGGCTGTTCGCGGCATGCTGCCGAAGAACTCGATCGGCCGCGCCCAGCTCGCCAAGCTCAAGGTCTACGCAGGCCCCGAGCACCCCCACGCTGCACAGCAGCCCACGACCTACACCCTCGGCCAGGTCGCGCAGTAG
- the tsaE gene encoding tRNA (adenosine(37)-N6)-threonylcarbamoyltransferase complex ATPase subunit type 1 TsaE yields MGLIARLTIETPERMGELGARIARELGAGDVVALNGELGAGKTTFTRGLGEALGIRGAVTSPTFVLARTHPSESGGAPLVHVDAYRLSHPAELDDLDIDFDGSIVVVEWAAGMLDAVAEEWLDITIVRPVGGEESEEGVEPRLVTVQGHGARWAELRLD; encoded by the coding sequence ATGGGGCTGATCGCGCGGCTCACGATCGAGACGCCTGAGCGGATGGGCGAGCTCGGTGCCCGGATCGCCCGCGAGCTCGGGGCGGGCGATGTGGTCGCCCTCAACGGCGAGCTCGGGGCGGGCAAGACGACGTTCACGCGCGGGCTCGGCGAGGCCCTCGGCATCCGTGGCGCCGTCACGAGCCCCACCTTCGTTCTGGCGCGCACCCATCCGAGCGAGTCGGGAGGTGCGCCGCTCGTGCACGTCGACGCCTACCGGCTGTCGCATCCTGCCGAGCTCGACGATCTCGACATCGACTTCGACGGCTCGATCGTCGTCGTCGAATGGGCGGCCGGGATGCTCGACGCCGTCGCCGAGGAATGGCTCGACATCACGATCGTGCGGCCCGTCGGCGGCGAGGAGTCGGAGGAGGGCGTCGAGCCGCGCCTCGTCACGGTGCAGGGGCACGGCGCGCGCTGGGCCGAGCTTAGGCTGGACTGA
- the coaA gene encoding type I pantothenate kinase, with protein MSDPTNAAGGSTPFLEIERAEWAALAPATELPLTPDDLVGLRGLGDALELDEVADVYLPLSKLLNLYAVNTRQLHAATSSFLGERSPRTPFVIGIAGSVAVGKSTIARLLRMLLARWESTPRVDLLTTDGFLLPNAELHRRGIMDRKGFPESYDRRALLRFITQVKSGVAEVRAPVYSHLNYDIIPGAEAVVRSPDILIVEGLNVLQPPRAGRKLAVSDLFDFSIYVDARTADITRWYEERFLKLQRGAFSDPQSYFHRYATLSEPEARATAADIWSRINLPNLSENILPTRSRATLVLRKNAEHRVHEVLLRKI; from the coding sequence ATGTCTGACCCCACCAACGCCGCAGGCGGCAGCACGCCCTTCCTCGAGATCGAACGGGCGGAATGGGCCGCACTCGCGCCCGCCACAGAACTGCCACTCACCCCCGACGATCTCGTCGGACTGCGGGGTCTCGGCGACGCCCTCGAACTTGATGAGGTGGCGGATGTCTACCTTCCGCTGAGCAAACTGCTCAACCTCTATGCGGTCAACACGCGCCAGCTGCACGCCGCCACAAGCTCGTTTCTGGGCGAACGCTCGCCGCGCACCCCCTTCGTGATCGGCATCGCCGGCTCCGTCGCCGTCGGCAAGTCCACGATCGCCCGCCTGCTGCGCATGCTCCTCGCCCGCTGGGAGTCGACGCCGCGCGTCGACCTGCTCACCACCGACGGATTCCTCCTGCCCAACGCCGAGCTGCACCGGCGCGGCATCATGGACCGCAAGGGATTCCCCGAGTCGTACGACCGCAGGGCCCTACTGCGCTTCATCACCCAGGTGAAGAGCGGGGTGGCCGAAGTGCGCGCCCCTGTCTACTCTCACCTCAACTACGACATCATCCCCGGCGCTGAGGCGGTGGTGCGAAGCCCCGACATCCTCATCGTCGAAGGTCTCAACGTGCTGCAGCCTCCGCGCGCCGGGCGCAAGCTCGCCGTGAGCGACCTGTTCGACTTCAGCATCTACGTCGACGCCAGAACAGCGGACATCACGCGCTGGTACGAGGAGCGCTTCCTCAAGCTGCAGCGCGGCGCGTTCTCCGACCCGCAGTCATACTTCCACCGCTACGCGACGCTGAGTGAACCGGAGGCGCGGGCGACCGCGGCCGACATCTGGAGCCGCATCAACCTGCCCAACCTGAGCGAGAACATCTTGCCCACCCGATCGCGGGCCACCCTCGTTCTACGCAAGAACGCTGAGCACCGGGTGCACGAGGTTCTGCTCCGCAAGATCTGA
- the glmM gene encoding phosphoglucosamine mutase produces the protein MARLFGTDGVRGLANQDLTVELALGLAQSAAVVLGQGRVADGRRASGRRPVAVIARDPRISGEFIAAAVAAGLSSSGVDVLDAGVIPTPAAAFLIKDIRADFGVMISASHNPADDNGIKIFAVGGTKLPDIVEDRIEQSFTTGRKLAPTGVEVGRIRRFADAEDRYVVHLLSTLPARLEGLHIVLDCAHGAASGVSPQVFTDAGARVTVIGADPDGYNINDGVGSTHLDKLADAVLAHGADLGIAHDGDADRCLAVDHEGRIVDGDQIMAILALSMKERGLLKDDTLVATVMSNLGLRLAMEQHGIKMVLTAVGDRYVLEALNENGYNLGGEQSGHVIMSDYATTGDGILTGLHLAAELTRTGKTLAELATVMTVYPQEMINVRGVDRERLAGSAEVAAAVAEWEAKLGDNGRVLLRPSGTEPMVRVMVEAADEETAKRAAEELAEAVRTHLA, from the coding sequence ATGGCACGACTCTTCGGCACCGACGGTGTCCGCGGCCTCGCCAATCAGGACCTCACGGTCGAGCTCGCCCTCGGGCTGGCTCAATCGGCCGCTGTGGTCCTGGGGCAGGGTCGCGTCGCCGACGGCCGGAGAGCATCCGGTCGTCGCCCTGTCGCAGTCATAGCCCGCGACCCCCGTATCTCAGGTGAGTTCATCGCCGCCGCAGTGGCGGCGGGGCTCTCGAGTTCGGGGGTCGACGTGCTGGATGCGGGGGTCATCCCGACCCCGGCCGCCGCGTTCCTGATCAAGGACATCCGCGCAGACTTCGGCGTGATGATCTCGGCCTCGCACAACCCGGCCGACGACAACGGCATCAAGATCTTCGCAGTCGGCGGCACCAAGCTGCCCGACATCGTCGAAGATCGCATCGAGCAGTCGTTCACCACGGGGCGCAAGCTCGCACCCACCGGTGTCGAGGTGGGGCGCATCCGCCGCTTCGCCGACGCCGAGGATCGCTACGTCGTGCACCTGCTGTCGACGCTTCCCGCTCGGCTCGAAGGCCTGCACATCGTGCTCGACTGTGCGCACGGCGCCGCATCCGGGGTCTCACCGCAGGTGTTCACGGATGCGGGTGCCCGCGTGACCGTGATCGGGGCCGACCCCGACGGGTACAACATCAATGACGGCGTCGGATCGACGCACCTCGACAAACTCGCTGACGCGGTTCTTGCGCACGGCGCCGACCTGGGTATCGCCCACGACGGCGATGCCGACCGCTGCCTCGCCGTGGACCACGAGGGTCGCATCGTCGACGGTGACCAGATCATGGCCATCCTCGCGCTCTCCATGAAGGAGCGCGGGCTGCTCAAGGACGACACCCTTGTGGCGACCGTCATGAGCAACCTGGGGCTGCGTCTTGCCATGGAGCAGCACGGCATAAAGATGGTGCTCACCGCTGTCGGCGACAGGTATGTGCTCGAGGCGCTGAACGAGAACGGCTATAACCTCGGCGGCGAACAGTCCGGGCATGTGATCATGAGCGACTACGCCACGACCGGCGACGGCATCCTCACAGGGCTGCACCTGGCCGCCGAGCTCACCCGCACGGGCAAGACCCTCGCGGAGCTGGCCACCGTCATGACCGTCTACCCGCAGGAGATGATCAACGTGCGCGGCGTCGACCGGGAACGCCTCGCCGGCAGCGCCGAGGTTGCGGCTGCCGTCGCAGAGTGGGAAGCGAAGCTGGGCGACAACGGCCGCGTGCTGCTGCGCCCCTCCGGCACCGAGCCGATGGTGCGCGTCATGGTCGAAGCGGCCGACGAAGAGACGGCGAAGCGCGCCGCAGAAGAACTCGCCGAGGCGGTACGCACGCACCTCGCGTGA
- the alr gene encoding alanine racemase yields the protein MTGLMREASIDLSAISRNVETLRAAAGTAHTMAVVKARGYGHGAVDVARAALAGGADWLGVADIREGLRLRAAGITAPILAWLHDPAEDFEGALAAGLEIGVSYLAQLERVAAASGTANVHIKVDTGLGRNGVEKRQWRSVFEAAARLEQRGAIRVRGLFSHLANAGRHEDLRQVAEFEQALQLAADAGLTIELRHLAATAGALAVPEARFDMVRLGIGIYGLSPLEGRTSAELGLVPAMQLSAAIASVKRVPAGSGVSYGLTHRTDRECTLALVPLGYADGVPRAASNRAPVSINGSTYRVAGTVAMDQFVVDLGDDTVSVGDRAVLFGDPADGVPSADDWAEASGTINYEIVTRLGGRIERTWG from the coding sequence ATGACCGGACTCATGCGCGAGGCATCCATCGACCTGTCGGCGATCAGCCGCAACGTCGAGACGCTGCGGGCCGCCGCCGGCACGGCGCACACGATGGCCGTCGTGAAGGCGCGCGGCTACGGCCACGGCGCCGTCGACGTGGCGCGTGCTGCTCTTGCGGGAGGTGCCGACTGGCTGGGCGTCGCAGACATCCGCGAGGGGCTCAGGCTTCGGGCCGCCGGTATCACGGCGCCCATCCTGGCCTGGCTGCACGACCCTGCGGAGGACTTCGAGGGCGCACTCGCCGCCGGGCTTGAGATCGGCGTCAGCTATCTCGCCCAACTGGAGCGGGTCGCCGCGGCCAGTGGCACCGCGAATGTGCACATCAAAGTCGACACGGGCCTCGGCCGCAACGGCGTCGAGAAGCGGCAGTGGCGCTCGGTGTTCGAGGCGGCCGCCAGGCTCGAGCAACGCGGTGCCATCCGCGTGCGCGGGCTGTTCAGTCATCTCGCCAACGCGGGGCGGCACGAAGACCTGCGGCAGGTGGCCGAGTTCGAGCAGGCCCTGCAGCTGGCGGCGGATGCGGGGCTCACGATCGAGCTGCGTCACCTGGCGGCGACGGCTGGCGCCCTCGCCGTGCCCGAGGCGCGCTTCGACATGGTGCGCCTCGGCATCGGAATCTACGGGCTCTCCCCGCTGGAGGGCCGCACCTCGGCCGAGCTGGGCCTCGTGCCAGCGATGCAGTTGAGCGCGGCGATCGCCTCGGTCAAGCGCGTGCCCGCCGGGTCGGGGGTGTCGTACGGGCTCACCCATCGCACCGATCGCGAGTGCACGCTCGCGCTCGTGCCACTCGGTTACGCGGACGGCGTGCCGCGGGCCGCATCCAACAGGGCGCCCGTCAGTATCAACGGCTCCACCTACCGGGTGGCGGGCACCGTGGCGATGGACCAGTTCGTGGTCGACCTGGGCGACGACACCGTGAGCGTGGGCGACCGTGCGGTGCTGTTCGGCGACCCTGCGGACGGCGTGCCCTCGGCGGACGACTGGGCCGAAGCATCCGGAACCATCAACTACGAGATCGTGACCCGCCTGGGCGGGCGGATCGAACGCACATGGGGCTGA
- the rpsI gene encoding 30S ribosomal protein S9, with protein MAKISDSIDQAELATEGYSTETPASEAPKAPRAVLNVAGAAVGRRKQAIARVRIVPGGGSFTVNGRELADYFPNKLHQQLINDPFKVLDLLGSYDVVAKITGGGPSGQAGALRLAIARSLNEIDRENNRPSLKKAGFLTRDARVIERKKAGLKKARKASQFSKR; from the coding sequence ATGGCGAAGATCTCAGACTCCATCGACCAGGCCGAGCTGGCTACCGAGGGCTACTCGACCGAGACCCCCGCGTCGGAGGCCCCCAAGGCTCCCCGTGCCGTGCTCAACGTTGCGGGTGCGGCCGTCGGCCGTCGCAAGCAGGCCATCGCGCGCGTTCGTATCGTTCCCGGAGGCGGCAGCTTCACGGTGAACGGCCGCGAGCTCGCGGACTACTTCCCGAACAAGCTGCACCAGCAGCTCATCAATGACCCGTTCAAGGTTCTCGACCTGCTCGGCAGCTACGACGTCGTCGCGAAGATCACCGGTGGTGGCCCCTCCGGCCAGGCCGGTGCGCTGCGCCTCGCGATCGCCCGTTCGCTGAACGAGATCGACCGCGAGAACAACCGCCCGTCGCTCAAGAAGGCCGGCTTCCTCACTCGTGACGCTCGCGTCATCGAGCGCAAGAAGGCCGGTCTCAAGAAGGCCCGCAAGGCTTCGCAGTTCTCGAAGCGCTAG